A region from the Rhodopseudomonas julia genome encodes:
- the rbfA gene encoding 30S ribosome-binding factor RbfA, translating into MSRFESSQSAGPSQRQLRVGELVRHALAEVLQRGESNDPALEGVIVSISEVRMSADLKHATALVHPLGIEDGDGVVAALNRSARFLRGRITPALRQMRSMPDLKFRLDTRFEDDARIDELLRSPDVQKDLHDDDEEEGR; encoded by the coding sequence ATGTCCCGTTTTGAAAGTTCTCAGTCTGCAGGCCCGTCGCAGCGTCAGCTGCGGGTGGGCGAGCTTGTCCGGCACGCGCTTGCGGAAGTTCTGCAGCGCGGCGAAAGCAACGATCCAGCGCTCGAGGGCGTGATCGTCAGCATTTCCGAGGTGCGCATGTCAGCGGATCTCAAGCATGCGACCGCTCTCGTTCATCCCCTCGGCATCGAGGATGGCGACGGCGTCGTGGCGGCGCTCAACCGCAGTGCACGCTTTCTGCGCGGGCGGATCACGCCGGCGCTTCGTCAGATGCGCTCCATGCCGGACCTCAAATTCCGTCTCGACACGCGCTTTGAGGACGATGCCCGCATCGACGAATTGCTGCGCTCGCCGGACGTACAAAAAGATCTCCATGACGACGATGAAGAGGAAGGCCGCTAG
- the truB gene encoding tRNA pseudouridine(55) synthase TruB, with translation MSRRRNKGRDVDGWLVLDKPVGMTSTEAVAKVKRAFDAKKAGHAGTLDPLASGCLPIALGEATKTVAFVMDGRKVYEFTVRWGEKTETDDREGPVVERSDVRPSEDDIRALIPDFTGTLSQVPPRYSAVKIAGERAYDLARDGETVELEPREIVVHRLDLVECPDADHAIFHAECGKGTYVRALARDMAEELGTVAHVSALRRLVVGPFGEDDMVPYSELEANAETPGALLRPVEAGLTDLPSIRIDNHAAMRLRNGQAAFLRGADAPIGGSAYTVSEGRLVALVDIAGGEMNPRRVFKL, from the coding sequence ATGTCCCGTCGGCGCAACAAAGGCCGCGACGTTGACGGCTGGCTCGTCCTCGACAAACCCGTCGGCATGACCTCGACGGAAGCCGTCGCCAAAGTGAAACGCGCTTTCGATGCGAAAAAGGCCGGCCATGCGGGAACCCTCGATCCCCTCGCCTCCGGCTGTCTGCCCATCGCTCTCGGCGAGGCGACGAAAACCGTCGCTTTCGTCATGGATGGGCGCAAGGTTTACGAATTCACCGTGCGCTGGGGCGAGAAGACGGAAACCGACGATCGCGAGGGCCCGGTCGTCGAGCGCTCGGACGTGCGACCCAGCGAAGACGACATCCGCGCCCTCATTCCCGATTTCACTGGCACGCTGTCGCAGGTGCCGCCGCGCTATTCGGCCGTCAAGATCGCCGGCGAGCGAGCCTACGACCTTGCCCGCGACGGCGAGACGGTCGAGCTCGAGCCGCGCGAGATCGTCGTGCACCGTCTCGATCTCGTCGAATGCCCCGATGCCGATCATGCGATCTTCCATGCCGAATGCGGCAAGGGCACCTATGTGCGGGCCTTGGCACGCGACATGGCCGAAGAGCTTGGCACCGTTGCGCATGTCTCTGCCCTTCGCCGGCTTGTCGTCGGACCTTTCGGTGAAGACGACATGGTGCCCTATTCGGAGCTTGAGGCGAATGCCGAGACGCCGGGTGCCTTGTTGCGCCCGGTCGAGGCTGGGCTCACCGACCTTCCCTCGATCCGAATCGACAATCACGCCGCGATGCGGCTCAGAAATGGTCAGGCCGCTTTCCTGCGCGGCGCCGATGCCCCGATCGGTGGCAGTGCCTATACGGTCTCGGAAGGCCGCCTCGTCGCGCTCGTCGATATCGCCGGCGGCGAAATGAATCCGCGCCGGGTGTTCAAGCTCTAG
- the rpsO gene encoding 30S ribosomal protein S15 codes for MSITPDRKQELINEYATKSGDTGSPEVQVAILSERIANLTEHFKSHAKDNHSRRGLLKLVSQRRRLLDYLKRKDAERYQTLISRLGLRR; via the coding sequence ATGTCGATCACACCCGATCGCAAGCAAGAACTCATCAACGAATACGCCACGAAGTCGGGCGATACCGGCTCCCCGGAAGTCCAGGTCGCGATCCTCTCCGAGCGTATCGCCAACCTGACGGAGCATTTCAAATCGCACGCCAAGGACAACCATTCCCGGCGTGGACTTTTGAAGCTCGTCTCGCAGAGGCGCCGGCTTCTTGATTACCTGAAGCGCAAAGACGCGGAGCGTTACCAGACGCTCATTTCCCGTCTCGGGCTGCGCCGCTAG